The proteins below come from a single Macrobrachium nipponense isolate FS-2020 chromosome 17, ASM1510439v2, whole genome shotgun sequence genomic window:
- the LOC135196224 gene encoding large ribosomal subunit protein eL34-like, with protein sequence MVRLTLRRRLSYNTASNRRKIVRTPGGRLVYHYVKKPGKAPKCGNCKVRLKGIAAVRPHKLHSLSYRRKRVSRSYGGNLCHKCVRERIIRAFLIEEQKIVVKVLKAQKGHIAKEK encoded by the exons ATGGTTCGCCTCACTCTCCGTAGGAGGCTCTCCTACAACACCGCAAGCAACCGAAGAAAGAT tGTGAGGACACCTGGTGGTCGATTAGTTTACCATTATGTGAAAAAGCCTGGTAAGGCCCCAAAGTGTGGTAACTGCAAGGTGAGATTGAAGGGTATTGCTGCAGTTCGACCTCATAAGTTACATAGCCTCTCATATCGCAGAAAGAGAGTATCCAGGTCATATGGTGGCAACTTGTGTCACAAGTGTGTGCGGGAAAG AATCATCCGTGCCTTCTTGATTGAGGAGCAGAAGATTGTAGTAAAGGTTCTGAAAGCTCAGAAGGGCCATATTGCCAAGGAGAAATAA